The genomic segment GGCCAGCTACCGCTCCTAACCGGCTACCACAGCTGACCGACGACGCACCGTCCGATCGGGGCGGTGCGTCGTCGGCTGTCTACGCGGGTGGCCACTCCGTCCGCCCTGAGTTCGCCCGAGACGGCTGACCGCCCCGGCTCGCTGCTTCCCGCAGGAGGCGGGCACGCATCGGCTCAGCGGCCCGTTGAGCGGTCCCGTTTCTCCACTGCGGACACGACGAAGCGCCGGACGGGGTTGCCCCGCCCGGCGCTGTCGACAGCTGTCAGGCCGGCGCCACGGCCCGGGAGCGGCGCATGGTCAGCACGTACTCGACGAGCGAGATGAGAACGTGCTTCGTCGACTCCCGGTTGCGGGCGTCGCACGCCACCACCGGAACGTCGGCGGAGATCGCCAGCGCGTCCCGGACGTCCTGCGGGTCGTGGTACTGCATGCCGTCGAAGCAGTTGATCGCGACCAGGTACGGCAGTCGCCGATGCTCGAAGAAGTCGATGGCCGCGAAGCAGTCGGCCAACCGGCGGGTGTCGACGAGCACGACGGCACCGATCGCCCCCCGCACCAGTTCGTCCCACATGAACCAGAACCGCGTCTGGCCAGGCGTGCCGAACAGGTAGAGGATCAGGTCCCGGTCGATCGAGATACGACCGAAGTCCATGGCCACGGTCGTTGTCGTCTTGCCCGGCACCTGGCGGGTGTCGTCGACCCCGACGCCGGCCGAGGTCATGATCGCCTCGGTGGTCAGCGGCGTAATCTCCGAGACCGAGCCGACCAGCGTCGTCTTGCCGACGCCGAACCCACCGGCGATGACAATCTTCGCCGAGGTCACGCGCCCACCACTCGGGCGGTGAGACATGTCAGAGCCTGCGAAGTCCACTCAGCACCCTCTCCAGCAGTTCAGTGCCCACCGCATCGTCGGCGTCGTCCAGGATTGTCGGTTCGTGCACCGCCACCAGGCCATCGGCGGCCATGTCGGCGATCAGAACCCGGGCGACGCCGAGGGGCAGCTGCATCCGCGCCGCGATCTCCGCGAGCGACTGCAGCCGACCGTCACACAGCGCGGCGATGTATTGATGCTCACGACCCTGTCCGCCGTTACCGTTTCCGGCGGACCGACCGCGCACCGTCGTTTCGACGAGCGCCTCCATGGCGATATCGAGCCTCGGGCGGGTACGGCCACGGGTGACGGCGTATGGCCGGACCAGCGCACCGGTCGGCTCATCGCGGTCAGCCATCATCGCCGTTCACCCCCTCCTCGTCCTGCTCGAACATCGAAGCCATCGAACTCGTCGCTATGTCAGTTGCGTCGGCACTGGCTGGCTGTCCCACCAACCGGCGCCGGTCAGCCCAGCATTCCCGCGGCGGCCCGGGGCGCTGGCGTCAACGCGTCACCCACCCGGTCGACGAGCAATGCCATCTCATACCCGACCTGCCCCACGTCGCAACTGCGGGCAGCCAGGACTGCGAATGACGAACCATCCGAGATGGACATCAGGAACAGGAACCCATTGTCCATCTCGACCACCGTCTGCAACACCGCCCCACCCTCGAAGCAGCGGGCCGCGCCCTGGGTCAGGCTGACCAGCCCCGACGAGATCGCCGCGAGTTGGTCGGCCCGGTCGCGTGGAAGGTCTCGCGACGACGCGAGGAGCAGACCGTCGGCCGAGACGGCGATCGCGTGCGCGACCCCGGGTACCCGGTCGGCGAAGTTGGCAAGCAGCCAACCAAGATCCTGCGTAGTGGTCATCCTTCATGCTCCTTCTGGCTGCTCCCGGCCGCGCGGCCCGAGTCGGCCTGCGAGGATTGCTGCCCTGCCGGAGTTGCCTCCGGGTTGGTCGGGTGTTCGTCCGAGGGGTGACTACGGCCGCGCTGAACCCCACGGTGGTACGCGGAGAGTAGCCCGCGCACCGCCTCCGGGGTACGGCGCTGCACCGAGTTGTTCGGCTTCTCCACCCCGCCGGGCACCAACTGTGCCATCGGTACCCGCTTGGGTAGCCCGGTGTTGGTGGTTTCGGCGGCGCGGGCGTCAGCGGCCGCGCTGGCCGCCCGCCAGCCGTCGTCGGCCGCCGTCTGCCAGTCGCTCGACGTCGCCTCGCCGCGTCGGCCGGCGGCGCCGTTGCCGATGCCCGACCCGGCCGCCGGGCCGGTGAGCGTCGGCGTGGCCGCGGGCCGGCTGGCCGCCGAGGCGGGGACCGGCTGCCCGGCTCCGCTGGTGGCGTCGGCGGTGACGAACTGAGCCGTCGACTCGCTGGCGGCGACGGGCTTGGGTGCGCCCGGACCGGCCGCCTCTTCCGACGCCGGCCGGCGGGTCCGGAACCAGGCCGACTCCAGCTCCCGGAAGATCGGCAGCTCCATCGTCTCGTCCGCGAACCGACCCTGGGCGGCCGTCGCCGGGGCGGGCGGCGGTGCGGTGACCGGGGTCGCCGGGGCGGGCCGGGCCACCCGGGGCAGTTCGGCGGTCATGTCCAGGGCGGCGGCCAGCCGTTCCGGCACCGCCGGGGTGGACTGGTCCCGCTCCGGGGCGCTGACCGGGGGCCAGGCCGGCGGCGCGGCGCCCGGCTGGCCCTGCGTCGGTGGCGCCGACCGGACGGGCGGGGCCGACACCGGGCGGGCCGGCGGCGCGGACGGCACCGGTGGGGCCATCGATTCCAGGCCGGAGCGGGCCTCGGGGTTGCTCGGCATCTGGCGGGGGATGCCGCCGACGGGGCCGCCGGTGGTGGCGTCGCCCTCGGCCGGTTCCTCCTCGATGGCCCGGCGCTGTGGCAGGGGCTCGGCACCCCGGCCGTTCGAGGCCGGCCTCGGGGTGAAGGCGCTGCCGCCGTTCATGCCGGACCGCGCCCCGGTCAGGTCCGACCAGGCCGGCATGGATCGGCTGGGTGGACCGCTGCGGGAGAGCCCGCCGCCGTTGAGCGGGGCGTCGAACTCGAACGGGCGGGCCGCCGGGGCCGGTTCCGGGTCCCGTGCCGCCGGCCCGCTCTCCAGCGCCAGCGGCGCGGGGAAGGCGGGGCGCTGCGGCGGTGGGGCCTGCTGACCACCGTTGGCGCCGGGCTGACCACCGTTCGCGCCGGCGAAGGCGCCGGGCTGACCACGACCGGCGAGGGCCCGGGGCACCAGCACCGAGGTCGGCAGCGTGACGTCGGCGACCGTGCCGCGGTCGGATCCGGGGCGCAGCTCGACCTTGACGCCGTGCCGGGCGGCGAGCCGGGCGACCACCACGAGACCCATCATCCGGGACACCGCCACGTCGACCTGCGGGGGCGTGGCGAGCCGTTCGTTGAGGTCACTGAGCTGGTCGGGCGAGATACCGATGCCGCGGTCCTCGACGTAGAGCACCGCCCGGTCTCCCACCCGCCGGGCCTCGACCATGACCTGCGAGTCCGGCGGGGAGAACGCGGTGGCGTTGTCGAACAGCTCGGCGACCAGGTGCACCAGGTCGTTGACGGCGTGCGCGGCGACCTCGATGTCGCGGTCGACCACCCCGAACTCGATCCGGGTGTAGTGCTCGACCTCGGACTGGGCAGCCCGCAGCACGTCGATCAGGGCGGCCGGCTCGCGCTGCACCCGGGTGGAGTCCGCCCCGGCGAGCACCAGCAGGTTCTCGTCGTTGCGGCGCATCCGGGTGGCGAGGTGGTCGAGCTGGAACAGCTCGCCCAGCCGGTCCGGGTCCTCCTCGCCGCGCTCCAGCCGGTCGAGGTGGCCGATCAGGCGGTCGACCAGGATCTGCGACCGGCGGGCCAGGTTGACGAACATCGTCGCGACCGAGGAGCGCAGCGCGGCCTGCTCGGCGGCGGTCCGGACGGCCTCCAGGTGGACCGCGTTGAACGCCTCGGTGACCTGGCCGAACTCGTCCCGGCTCCGGACCGGTAGCGGTTCGGCGATCTGGTTCGCGGCCTGGACCGGCGACATGTGCGCGGTCAGCGCGGGATCGCGCAGCCGGGACACCGCGTGCGGCAGGCCGTACTGGGCGATGGAGAGCGCGCCCTGGCGCAGCTCCCGCAGCGAGCGGGCCATCGACCGGGCGACCAGGTAGGCGAGCAGGATCGCCAGCAGCAGCATGCTCAGCAGCAGGCCGGTCTCGACGAAGACCTGCTGGCGTACGTCGTTGCGCAGCGCGGCGGCCTGGTCGACCACGTCCGAGTCGAGCCGGGACTCGACGGCCCGGATCAGCGCGGCGTTGCCGACCATGGCGGCGTCCCAGGCGTCCGCGTCGAACGGCGCGTCGGCCATGCTCTCGGTCGTCCGGCCCCGGATCCAGCCGCTGTAGTTGTCGGCCTCCCGCTGGTCGGAGCCGGCCACGGTCTGCTCGTAGAACTCGGCCTCGGACCGGCTCGCCACCGCCTGGAAGGTCTGCAGCGCCTGCTGCTGGCCGGTCTCGGTGGCGATGTAGTCGGTCCGCAGGACCGGGGTCAGCGCGTTCTGGATCAGGGCCCGGTGCACGACGATCCGGCGGACCGAAAGGAACTCCTTGGCCCGCGCGGTCGCCGCGGCGGCACGCATCCGCTCACTCAGGCCGGTGTCGCCGGCGAGCTGGGTGGCGGAGTCCCGGATGTCGAGCAGGTCGCTGATCAGGCCCTCGTACGACTGGGCCGCGTCGGTGAGCTTGAGCCGGGCGTTGACGACCTGGCTGCGGGTGCCCGGCAGGTCGGCCAGGCTCTGGTCGATCCGGGTGAGCAGGGCGTCGAAGTTGGCCGGTAGGTCGGTGAGCGCGCTGCGCTGCTGGGAGTACGGCCCCTTCGCCTCGTCGACGACCGGGTGCAGCTTGCTGTAGACGTCGAGGTACTTCTCCTTGTTCGCCTCGCTCTGGGCGCCCAGCAGGAGCACCGCGGCGGCCCGCTCGTCCTGCAGGTCGTGCACCAGTTCGCCGGAGACGGCGGAGAGGTTGGCGAGGGTGCGGGCGCGGTCTGCGTCACCCGCGGTCTCCAGGTGGTCGATGAGCCCGGTCGTGCCGACCACGACGGTGGCGAGGGTCGGCACGATCATGATGAGACCGAGCTTCGACCAGATCGGCATGTCGCGGAGCCGGCCGAATGGCCGGCGGAGACGCGACAGGAAAGTGTTCGCCGTCTTCGGCCGCTTGCTCACGTCACCGCCTTCCCTGTCGGCGCCCGGCCACATGCCGTGGGCACCGCTCATCGACCGACCCGGGCGGGTCGGACCTCCGAGATTCCATCACGCCTCACCACAAAGAGAAAGCCCAGGTTGTCCGTTGCCGGGAGTGTGGCGGGTTGATGATGCAATTTGATAGCAATCCGTCTGCCCGAAGTTACTCACCGTGTCGACACGACCTGTCTGGGTTTGCTCAACCGACCGAGCCCGCCAGCGCCCCGGACGCCGGTCGCAGCGGTGCCGACCGATCTTTCCGCAGGCGCACCCCGGAGTCTTTCCCGAGGCTGCCGACGACCCTACGCCCTCCGGTCCGGCGGATGCGACCGCCAGGTGTCCGACCGCTGACAGCGGCGACCGTCCGGGGCCTGGATCCGTTGCCGCACCGGAACGGGACGGCAAGGGCGAAGTGCCGGTTTACGCGTTTCATGCGGACCGGTGGGCGCCGTTTTCGGACCAGGCGACAGGCCCGGCGCGGCCGTACCGAGACCACCGCGCGACCTGGACGCGACCGCGATCCCACTCGACCTCGAATCGGCGCGAACCGGCAAATGGACGTGCGGACGGCGCGCAGCTGACCGGATCGCCAGTTTTCCGGCGCCGAACAGGCGCCCGATCGTGGCCGTACCGGTGGCGCGCCGATCACGATCCGTTGTCGCCGGCTCAGGCCATCAGCTTGGCGTACGCTGGCTTGATCACCTCGTTGATGATGGCCAGCCGCTCGTCGAACGGGATGAAGGCGCTCTTCATGGCGTTGATCGTGAACCACTGCAGCTCCGCCCAGCCGTACCCGAACGCCGCCACCAGCAGGGCCATCTCCCGGGACATCGAGGTGCCGCTCATCAACCGGTTGTCGGTGTTCACGGTGGCCCGGAAGCGCAGGTCCCGCAGCAGCCCGATCGGATGCTCGGCGATCGAGGCGGCGGCCCCGGTCTGCACGTTCGACGACGGGCAGAGCTCCAGCGGGATCCGCTTGTCCCGCACGTACGCGGCCAGCCGGCCGAGCGTCGGCGGGCTGCCCGGGGTGATGTCGTCGACGATCCGCACCCCGTGCCCGAGCCGGTCGGCGCCGCACCACTGGATCGCCTGCCAGATCGAGGGCAGCCCGAACGCCTCCCCGGCGTGGATGGTGAAGTGGAAGTTTTCCCGCTGCAGGTACTCGAAGGCGTCCAGGTGCCGGGTCGGCGGGAAACCGGCCTCGGCGCCGGCGATGTCGAAGCCGACCACCCCGACGTCGCGGTGCCGGACGGCCAGCTCGGCGATCTCCTGCGAGCGGGCGGCGTGCCGCATCGCGGTGAGCAGGGTGCCGATCCGGATCGGGCGGCCGGCGCGGGCCGCCTCGGCCGCCCCGTCGGCGAACCCGGCGAGCACCGCCTCGACCACCTGGTCGAGGGTGAGGCCCTTCTCCAGGTGCTGTTCGGGCGCGAACCGCACCTCCGCGTAGACCACCCCGTCGTCGGCCAGGTCGCGCGCGCACTCGGCGGCCACCCGGCGTAGCCCGCCCGGGGTCTGCATGACCGCCACCGTGTGCCGGAAGGTTTCCAGGTACCGTTCCAGCGACCCGGAGTCGGCCGCGGCCACGAACCACCGGCCCAGTCCGTCGGCGTCGGTGGCGGGCAGTTCGTGGCCCACCTCGGCGGCGAGTTCGACTATTGTCGCGGGCCGCAGCCCACCGTCCAGATGGTCGTGCAGCAACGCCTTGGGCGCCCTGACGATCTCGTCGTATCCGATTGCCACCATGTCCAGCACAGTAGTGCCCGGCGGTCGACGCCGGCCGGGGCGGCATCGGCGCCGGTCCGGCGGGCGTGCCAGTATTCAGGTCATGGTGCGGGCAGAGGTGCTGCGGCATCTGCGCTGCCCGGTCTGCGCGGGTCCACTGACCACGCCCGGGCCGGGCGCCGGGCCGTCGGTTCCGGCCGCCGGGCCGCTGCGCTGTCCGCGCGGGCACAGCTTCGACCGGGCCAGGCAGGGGTACGCCGACCTCACCGCCGGCCGTGCCGTTCCGCCCGGCGACAGCGCCGAGATGGTGGCCGCCCGGACGGAGTTCCTCGACGCCGGTCACTACGACTTCATCTCCGCCGTGCTCGCCCGCGCCGCCACCGTGATGATCCCGCCGACCGGGGCGTTCGTGGTCGACACCGGGGCGGGCACCGGTCGGCACCTGGCCGCCGTCCTCGACGCGCTGCCGGCCGCGGTCGGGCTGGCCGTGGACGTCGCCAAGCCGGCGCTGCGCCGGGCCGCCCGCAGCCACCCCCGCGCCTCGGCGGTACGCGGCGACACCTGGGCCCGGTTGCCGCTCGCGGACGCCTCGGCCGGGCTGGTGTTGAACGTCTTCGCCCCGCGCAACGGCCCGGAGTTCCACCGGGTGCTCCGGCCGGACGGGGCGCTGCTGGTGGTCACCCCGGCCGCCGACCACCTCGGCGAGCTGGTCGGGCCGTTGGAGTTGCTCCGGGTCGATCCGGCCAAGGCCGCCCGGGTCGCCGACAGCCTGGCCGGGCGGTTCGAGCTGGCCAGCTTCGGGGCGTACCGGCGGCGGCTCGCGCTGTCCCGGGCGGAGGTGCGGACGCTGGTCGGGATGGGTCCGAGCGCCTGGCACGCCGACCCGGACCGGCTTTCCGACCGGCTGGCCGGACTGCCGGAGCCGGTTGTCGCGACCGCCTCGATCCGGTTGGCCGTCTACCGGCCGCGCTGACCGTGGAGCCGGCGGGGGCCGGGGGCGCCGCCGGTCTCAGGTGGACAGGTCGATCTCCTCCCAACCGGCGGGGGGGTCGTGGTAGGGCCCGTGGAAGATGATCGCCCACTCCAGCGCCCACCGGCGCTGCCCGATGGCGTTGGCGTCCAGGAAGCCCGGCCGGGCCTCCCCGCGCCGCTCGACCTCCAGGTATCCCCAGTCGAGGCAGTAGTAGAGGTCGAGCAGGGCGGCTGCCTCCGCCGCGTCGCGGGGGGCGGCCAGGGTGCGGGACCGCCACTGGCTGAAGGTCTCGCCGGCCGGCAGGTTGGGCAGCACCTCCATCAGCCGCTCGTCGGTGGGCGCCTCCGGGTCCAGGTGCTTGGTGAGTCCGAGCACCCAGGAGAGCGCGAAGACCGCGTCGTGGTGCAGCACGAACGAGCGGTGGTCGCCCCGGCTACCGGCGACGAACTGCCACTCGGGCGGGGTGACCGCGGCCACCAGGTGGGAGCTGAGCAGCCAGCTCATGCCCGCCTGGGCGGGCATCCCGAAGCAGCGGGCCAGCACCAGGTGCAGCACCGCCGTGCGGGCCTCGATGTCGGCCGTCGGCCGCAGCTCGACCTCGTCGCCCGGCTCCCAGACCAGCGGGAACTGCGCGGGCGGCAGCGGGAGCCGCAGCCGGCGCATCTCGTCGACATTGGCGGCCCGGACGGCCCGGGGGTCGGGAGCGGGTACGGTCACGGCAGCGTTCCCTGCTAATCGACGTCGGCCCGAAGGCCGGGTGGTCCCCCCTGGCGACGGAGGATAGCCCTTCCCGGTGCCGGACACCACGCTCCCCCGCCGCGGTCAGCCGACCCGGTCGATGACCAGCGGCGCCACCGTGGGCCGATCGTCGGCGATCCGCACCGAGGATTCCGCGGCCGCCCGGGCGGCCGGAATCCGGGCCGCGTCGTCGGCGCGCAGTTCGTAGAGCACGTCACCGGCCTGGACCCGATCGCCGGGCCGGCGGTGCAGCAGCACGCCGGCGGCGGCGCTGACCCGGTCCTCCTTGCGCGCCCGGCCGGCGCCGAGCCGCCACGCCGCCACCCCGATCCCGTACGCGTCGACGGCGGCGACGTACCCGTCCCGCCCGGCGCGGACGTGCTCGGTCTCCGCCGCGACCGGCGCCGGTGCGTCCGGGTCGCCGCCCTGGGCGCTGATCATGGCCCGCCACCGGTCCATCGCGCGGCCGTCGCGCAGCGCCCGCTCGGGGTCGGCGTCGGCCAGACCGGCGGCGGCGAGCATCTCCCGGGCCAGCGCCAGGGTCAGCTCCACCACGTCCGGTGGGCCGCCGCCGGCCAGCACCTCGACCGACTCGGTCACCTCGACGGCGTTGCCGACGGCGAGGCCGAGCGGGGTGGACATCTCGGTGAGCAGGGCGACGGTGCGGACTCCGTGGGCGGCACCGAGGCCGACCATGGTGGCGGCCAGTTCCCGGGCGTCGTCGAGGGATTTCATGAAGGCGCCGGTGCCGACCTTGACGTCCAGCACCAGGGCGGCGGTGCCCTCGGCGATCTTCTTGCTCATGATCGAGCTGGCGATCAGCGGGATCGCCTCGACCGTGCCGGTCACGTCGCGCAGCGCGTAGAGCTTGCGGTCCGCCGGGGCGAGCTGGTCACCGGCGGCGCAGATCACCGCGCCGACGTCGCGCAGCTGCCGGATGAACTCGTCGTTGGTCAGGCCGGCCCGCCAGCCGGGGATCGACTCCAGCTTGTCCAGGGTGCCGCCGGTGTGGCCGAGGCCGCGGCCGGACAGTTGCGGCACGGCCGCGCCGCAGGCGGCGACGAGCGGGGTCAGCGGCAGGGTGATCTTGTCGCCGACGCCGCCGGTGGAGTGCTTGTCCACGGTGGGCCGCCCGACGTCACCCAGCGCCAGCCGCTCCCCGCTGGCGATCATCGCGGCGGTCCAGCGGGC from the Solwaraspora sp. WMMD1047 genome contains:
- a CDS encoding ATP/GTP-binding protein, producing the protein MSHRPSGGRVTSAKIVIAGGFGVGKTTLVGSVSEITPLTTEAIMTSAGVGVDDTRQVPGKTTTTVAMDFGRISIDRDLILYLFGTPGQTRFWFMWDELVRGAIGAVVLVDTRRLADCFAAIDFFEHRRLPYLVAINCFDGMQYHDPQDVRDALAISADVPVVACDARNRESTKHVLISLVEYVLTMRRSRAVAPA
- a CDS encoding DUF742 domain-containing protein; protein product: MADRDEPTGALVRPYAVTRGRTRPRLDIAMEALVETTVRGRSAGNGNGGQGREHQYIAALCDGRLQSLAEIAARMQLPLGVARVLIADMAADGLVAVHEPTILDDADDAVGTELLERVLSGLRRL
- a CDS encoding roadblock/LC7 domain-containing protein; translation: MTTTQDLGWLLANFADRVPGVAHAIAVSADGLLLASSRDLPRDRADQLAAISSGLVSLTQGAARCFEGGAVLQTVVEMDNGFLFLMSISDGSSFAVLAARSCDVGQVGYEMALLVDRVGDALTPAPRAAAGMLG
- a CDS encoding nitrate- and nitrite sensing domain-containing protein codes for the protein MSKRPKTANTFLSRLRRPFGRLRDMPIWSKLGLIMIVPTLATVVVGTTGLIDHLETAGDADRARTLANLSAVSGELVHDLQDERAAAVLLLGAQSEANKEKYLDVYSKLHPVVDEAKGPYSQQRSALTDLPANFDALLTRIDQSLADLPGTRSQVVNARLKLTDAAQSYEGLISDLLDIRDSATQLAGDTGLSERMRAAAATARAKEFLSVRRIVVHRALIQNALTPVLRTDYIATETGQQQALQTFQAVASRSEAEFYEQTVAGSDQREADNYSGWIRGRTTESMADAPFDADAWDAAMVGNAALIRAVESRLDSDVVDQAAALRNDVRQQVFVETGLLLSMLLLAILLAYLVARSMARSLRELRQGALSIAQYGLPHAVSRLRDPALTAHMSPVQAANQIAEPLPVRSRDEFGQVTEAFNAVHLEAVRTAAEQAALRSSVATMFVNLARRSQILVDRLIGHLDRLERGEEDPDRLGELFQLDHLATRMRRNDENLLVLAGADSTRVQREPAALIDVLRAAQSEVEHYTRIEFGVVDRDIEVAAHAVNDLVHLVAELFDNATAFSPPDSQVMVEARRVGDRAVLYVEDRGIGISPDQLSDLNERLATPPQVDVAVSRMMGLVVVARLAARHGVKVELRPGSDRGTVADVTLPTSVLVPRALAGRGQPGAFAGANGGQPGANGGQQAPPPQRPAFPAPLALESGPAARDPEPAPAARPFEFDAPLNGGGLSRSGPPSRSMPAWSDLTGARSGMNGGSAFTPRPASNGRGAEPLPQRRAIEEEPAEGDATTGGPVGGIPRQMPSNPEARSGLESMAPPVPSAPPARPVSAPPVRSAPPTQGQPGAAPPAWPPVSAPERDQSTPAVPERLAAALDMTAELPRVARPAPATPVTAPPPAPATAAQGRFADETMELPIFRELESAWFRTRRPASEEAAGPGAPKPVAASESTAQFVTADATSGAGQPVPASAASRPAATPTLTGPAAGSGIGNGAAGRRGEATSSDWQTAADDGWRAASAAADARAAETTNTGLPKRVPMAQLVPGGVEKPNNSVQRRTPEAVRGLLSAYHRGVQRGRSHPSDEHPTNPEATPAGQQSSQADSGRAAGSSQKEHEG
- a CDS encoding adenosine deaminase is translated as MVAIGYDEIVRAPKALLHDHLDGGLRPATIVELAAEVGHELPATDADGLGRWFVAAADSGSLERYLETFRHTVAVMQTPGGLRRVAAECARDLADDGVVYAEVRFAPEQHLEKGLTLDQVVEAVLAGFADGAAEAARAGRPIRIGTLLTAMRHAARSQEIAELAVRHRDVGVVGFDIAGAEAGFPPTRHLDAFEYLQRENFHFTIHAGEAFGLPSIWQAIQWCGADRLGHGVRIVDDITPGSPPTLGRLAAYVRDKRIPLELCPSSNVQTGAAASIAEHPIGLLRDLRFRATVNTDNRLMSGTSMSREMALLVAAFGYGWAELQWFTINAMKSAFIPFDERLAIINEVIKPAYAKLMA
- a CDS encoding methyltransferase domain-containing protein, producing MVRAEVLRHLRCPVCAGPLTTPGPGAGPSVPAAGPLRCPRGHSFDRARQGYADLTAGRAVPPGDSAEMVAARTEFLDAGHYDFISAVLARAATVMIPPTGAFVVDTGAGTGRHLAAVLDALPAAVGLAVDVAKPALRRAARSHPRASAVRGDTWARLPLADASAGLVLNVFAPRNGPEFHRVLRPDGALLVVTPAADHLGELVGPLELLRVDPAKAARVADSLAGRFELASFGAYRRRLALSRAEVRTLVGMGPSAWHADPDRLSDRLAGLPEPVVATASIRLAVYRPR
- a CDS encoding DUF4272 domain-containing protein, which gives rise to MRRLRLPLPPAQFPLVWEPGDEVELRPTADIEARTAVLHLVLARCFGMPAQAGMSWLLSSHLVAAVTPPEWQFVAGSRGDHRSFVLHHDAVFALSWVLGLTKHLDPEAPTDERLMEVLPNLPAGETFSQWRSRTLAAPRDAAEAAALLDLYYCLDWGYLEVERRGEARPGFLDANAIGQRRWALEWAIIFHGPYHDPPAGWEEIDLST
- a CDS encoding thymidine phosphorylase is translated as MTAGGFAAVEVIRTKRDGGTLSDGQIDWVIDAYTRGLVADEQMSALAMAILLRGMTPAEVARWTAAMIASGERLALGDVGRPTVDKHSTGGVGDKITLPLTPLVAACGAAVPQLSGRGLGHTGGTLDKLESIPGWRAGLTNDEFIRQLRDVGAVICAAGDQLAPADRKLYALRDVTGTVEAIPLIASSIMSKKIAEGTAALVLDVKVGTGAFMKSLDDARELAATMVGLGAAHGVRTVALLTEMSTPLGLAVGNAVEVTESVEVLAGGGPPDVVELTLALAREMLAAAGLADADPERALRDGRAMDRWRAMISAQGGDPDAPAPVAAETEHVRAGRDGYVAAVDAYGIGVAAWRLGAGRARKEDRVSAAAGVLLHRRPGDRVQAGDVLYELRADDAARIPAARAAAESSVRIADDRPTVAPLVIDRVG